The following proteins are co-located in the Procambarus clarkii isolate CNS0578487 chromosome 4, FALCON_Pclarkii_2.0, whole genome shotgun sequence genome:
- the LOC123749722 gene encoding BAG family molecular chaperone regulator 1 isoform X1: MWLFGRFMRPNASKMGDPMYPIILCHGPNKHEILVWGAMTLGELANKIDEVTRIPHSNQKIIFKGRNLADHDITLATYGISSGTKVMVLGKKFDPEEDANFQAVVQIDHSCTRVERTLFDIIPQVDGISGGYLESRLCGETLGRLRKQLLAVNEEFMRLLEQLDSICFEETQTPARQKRKSVVKRIQQLMEKSDQLHENINQLRLKYN, encoded by the exons ATGTGGTTGTTTGG GAGATTCATGCGACCCAACGCTTCAAAAATGGGGGATCCAATGTATCCAATAATTCTATGTCATGGGCCCAATAAGCATGAAATTTTGGTCTGGGGGGCTATGACCCTTGGAGAACTAGCGAACAAG ATTGATGAAGTTACTCGTATTCCTCATTCCAATCAGAAAATCATATTTAAAGGAAGAAACTTAGCGGATCATGACATTACCTTAGCTACATATGGTATCTCGTCTGGGACTAAGGTGATGGTTCTGGGCAAGAAGTTTGATCCTGAGGAAGATGCCAACTTTCAGGCTGTCGTCCAG ATTGACCATTCTTGTACCAGAGTAGAAAGAACCTTATTTGACATCATCCCTCAAGTTGATGGGATTTCTGGTGGATACCTTGAATCACGTTTGTGTGGAGAAACACTGGGTAGACTGAGGAAACAGCTTCTAGCAGTTAATGAAGAGTTTATGCGCCTCTTGGAGCAGCTTGATAGCATATGTTTTGAG GAGACCCAGACCCCAGCAAGGCAAAAGCGCAAGTCGGTTGTCAAAAGAATCCAACAGTTGATGGAAAAATCTGACCAGCTTCACGAAAACATCAATCAGCTAAGActtaaatataattaa
- the LOC123749722 gene encoding BAG family molecular chaperone regulator 1 isoform X2, with the protein MRPNASKMGDPMYPIILCHGPNKHEILVWGAMTLGELANKIDEVTRIPHSNQKIIFKGRNLADHDITLATYGISSGTKVMVLGKKFDPEEDANFQAVVQIDHSCTRVERTLFDIIPQVDGISGGYLESRLCGETLGRLRKQLLAVNEEFMRLLEQLDSICFEETQTPARQKRKSVVKRIQQLMEKSDQLHENINQLRLKYN; encoded by the exons ATGCGACCCAACGCTTCAAAAATGGGGGATCCAATGTATCCAATAATTCTATGTCATGGGCCCAATAAGCATGAAATTTTGGTCTGGGGGGCTATGACCCTTGGAGAACTAGCGAACAAG ATTGATGAAGTTACTCGTATTCCTCATTCCAATCAGAAAATCATATTTAAAGGAAGAAACTTAGCGGATCATGACATTACCTTAGCTACATATGGTATCTCGTCTGGGACTAAGGTGATGGTTCTGGGCAAGAAGTTTGATCCTGAGGAAGATGCCAACTTTCAGGCTGTCGTCCAG ATTGACCATTCTTGTACCAGAGTAGAAAGAACCTTATTTGACATCATCCCTCAAGTTGATGGGATTTCTGGTGGATACCTTGAATCACGTTTGTGTGGAGAAACACTGGGTAGACTGAGGAAACAGCTTCTAGCAGTTAATGAAGAGTTTATGCGCCTCTTGGAGCAGCTTGATAGCATATGTTTTGAG GAGACCCAGACCCCAGCAAGGCAAAAGCGCAAGTCGGTTGTCAAAAGAATCCAACAGTTGATGGAAAAATCTGACCAGCTTCACGAAAACATCAATCAGCTAAGActtaaatataattaa